CATTTGTTTTGCAAACTGGCACGCTGACATTGTATATCATCAAAATACGCTTATGATATTTTCAAAGGGATAAATGTTACATAATGGCTATCATTGTTTAAATACAGCGTTATATTCATGTATTGAAATGGTCACATTGATTTGCAGATAGGTGGCCAAGTTGCCTACTGAGCCATTTTTCCTTTGGTTGCCAGAGTTGTTGGAAATGCAGAAAATGGTAGAGTTTATTGACAAAGATAACATGAACATTGTGAATGAATTGTGTCATTGCCCTATTGATGTCATAGTTcaggttaaaaaaatattgcatgAGGTGTTTGATTTCTGCACTTATTGGGAAACATGATGGGTTGTttacagtaaaattttaaatataaattaaaacacaaagCATATTTGAGCTCTTGGTCATATACTCAGATTGTAAAGTGGTGGTGGGGTGAGTATGGGGAAGTCAAGTATGTCTtactgatataaaaaaaaaaaaaaagtattaagtACACAGGAGTTAAAACTCATATGTTTGTTTATGTGTTATTTTGTAAGTCCAATAGTAGGTCTCCACTTTTCTATCTTCAATTTCGTTGTTTGTTATAGGTAATTTCCATGAGAAAATGCCGACTGGATCTATTCAGGCTTTAACACCTAGCAATCAAGTAACTTCATCATCTGATCCATCACATAATGATGCAATGAATGATGCGGTGCATGAATCAGATGGTGCACACAATGAGGAAGCTGTCATGGAACATGAAAAAGAAGTTGATCCAATGGATAAGTTTCTTCCACCACCACCAAAGGCAAAATGCTCAGAAGAGCTACAAGTAAGCTCCCTTCAAAATTTCTAATGTTTAGGTATGTAtgttgtatactccctgtgtacttgaataaatttacaatattgaGGTAAATTTTCACTTTGTGAGATtgaataaattttcatttttacttttaaagagAAGTAAtttctattcaaaattttatttatttatttctcaagAAGATTGAGGTTATTTTATTGCATTTTGCACATTACAAAATTCTTATAATTACAAGATTGAGGTAATGCAACTTTTCTTGcctaaaatgataaatttgagCCGTTGTCCATTATATGCATATGTTGCCTATTGGTTTGTAGAGATGAGATTTTACTGTGtcatattactttttttttatcggtatgAAGACGAGGTTAAAATTTTAGTGCTGGACATGGCGTTCATCATACTTCATCCATTTctttctaccttttttttttttttttttagcataaaGTTAGAACATGAGTAAGTCGTTTTACTTACTTTTTCACATTGTactcataaaaatatcttacttttttttatttgttaatcttCTGTTAAGCTGCTGTTTTggatttgaacaaaaaaactatCATGAAACCTATGTTATCATCAATGTTGAATCTTAAggaaaattttccattttggaTTGAATGATAAAATGTGAGGATTATTTCcattgaattatatatacatttttgaGGGAATTACAGTGATAAGTGCAGTATAATGTTGTGTTTAAAGCAACTCCACAAACTCTATTTATTGCAAAGCTGTTTTGGGCTTGCTGAAATTAGGGATGTTTTGTGCCTGTACCACTTAACATAACCTCTGATGCTTACACATCCAAATTATTTATGTATGCAAGTTTTTTTCGcactttttaatgaaattcttgtTACTCATAAAATAGTCATGTATGCAAATTTAAGTGATAGCTTGTAGGGTATGCCCCTGTGAAAAAAACTGTTATATCTTAGGGTAAAGGTGGCAAAATGACTTGTCTTATGAATCTTTATTGTGGTTGCATTGCTGTAATGTTGCTTCTAATTTAAGATTTTTCTAATATCTCAAAAAATTTCCGTTCCATGCATTACTATgtattatcaattaataatatttttatattgatgtACGGTATAGCATGCTTGATTTCCTTTGATGTCTATATCCTTTTGTTATGTTATTGCAgaggaaaataaataagtttcttGATTACAAGAAAGCTGGAAAAAGCTTCAATGCAGAAGTACGCAACAGGAAGGATTATAGGAACCCAGACTTCTTACTACATGCAGTGAGGTATCAAGATATTGATCAAATAGGGTCTTGCTTCAGGAAAGATGTATTTGACCCTCATGGATATGACAAAAGCGACTACTTTGACGAAATAGGTCATTAACAGTTCCTTTTgcagatctctctctcttctctgtgTTTATATGGCAGCCCACAAATTTCTGTAGCGTGCAAGATGGTCACTAcaatcatgaatatatattaaattcataaacCCAGACCCTTTGTTTTGGATTGCTTTAAACAAATTGAGAAGTTAAAACATTTGTCTATCTGAAGTCAGTGTTATGGAACATTATCGGTCTTTTTGTCATTGCCTTTGCTTATATCCAGTGCGAGGGTTGATGAATATTCAATTTCATACTGTGGTTGAAAGGGTGTATTTCTTTATTGACCTATATTATGTCAGGTATATGTATTTTCAGAATTATGGGGTCAAAGCTTTAGTCTCGACTTACCAATGAAGATATCATGGTCAAgttattttgtttgttgttcTGATCTGTTCATCTTCCTGATCgcattaatttctttgtttgctGCTTTTGTTTGTCTTCTGAAGTTACCTGACAATGTCCATCTGGTATTGCTATCATAGATCTCTTCAACATAATTGCTTGCCACTAACATCTCATGTGTTGTGTAGCAGAGGCTGATATGAGGCGTGCagaacaagaaaagaagaagagtcaAAAGGTCGACTTTGTTTCTGGAGGAACACAAGCTGTAACAATTGCACCTACATCAAGAATTAATATACCTATTCCAGGTCTGAAAAAGATCTTATTTGTTAATTTAGTGGGTTATGcgttatttgtttccttttaaaataaaattgggcAATGCCATGTTCTTATATTAAGTCCTTCTATAGGTGTTTCAACTGCAGCTGCTACTGGTTTGCCATCTGCCCCACCTGTGGCTGATACTGCTACGAGGGACGTTCGACAGAACAAGAAGTCTAAGTGGGATAAGGTTCTCATAAAGGCATATGCCATTTATAATTGCCAATCATATCAGTAGACTCGCCATATTTAagtgtttatttgttttgtttcaggTGGATGGGGATCGAAGAAATTCTTTGCCCTCTGGGGGGCAGGATTCCATTTCTTCAGCTGGGGCTCATGCTGTACTTTTATCTGCCGCTAATGCTGGCGCTGGCGCTGGATACATGGCTTTTGCGTAAGTTTTGTTAACAGCTTCAAACGATATTTTGTTACTTTTCTTCTCCCAGTATTTCTATActtatgattttaagtttgtgtcaaatgtttggatagtgataatacctgagaagtgttgagaatgtttgtgaatagtagtgaagaagtaataatagaatattaattagtagtgaaaagtaatggataatagtaaaaagtaggtgaaaagtaataataaagtaatgaaTAACAGTGAAGAATGTTGTATTGTATTCATGTATTGCTCTTGCAAGAATTATCTGGTGTCTGTTATATTCATGTATTACCCTTGCAAGTTGCCCAAAGATCGGCTATGAACACTGAATGTGTGTGTATTTTCTCAACTGCCATAATGCATGCATCTGAGATGGGCTTAggattacatacatatatgagGAATTACATGTTGCAGTAACTGCTAATGCATCCGAGTAAATGGTTAAATGGGGTAGCTTTGGGGTTGTGGGATAATGAATATGTAGGGAtgtctttattattttattcaaaagttCTCCGATAGCTGAATTTATCCATCTGAGGTCAACTGCTGATTCATGTTGTTGGGTTTGGGTAAGATAACATGGTGGGACTGGCAGTTTTATTCTGATTTTGTTGCtgtaataaagaaagaaaagtatgtaactaaataattaatgtttttcatCATGTGGCAGGCAGCAAAGACGGCGCGAGGCGGAAGAAAAAAGATCTAGTGAAAGAAAGGTGGAGAGGAGATCGTGAGCCATTCATTGTACTAGTTACTACCATACAACAACATTTTTGAAATGGATAAatccgttttctttttccttagtTAAGGCCCGAGGGCAAATGTATGggcttgtattttattttaaaccaTACGTGCTGTGCTGTCTActtcaaaaatgaaaatcatgtatttttgtCTCATTATTGGCATGGCCCTCATTATCGATGTCTGTTCTGACGGATTAAAtggctttgtttttgtttccgtCCCTTGATATTATAGTACATCAAGAACAGGTACTCTCTCTAATTATTTCTTCATGTTCAATTCAAATAACACCAAAGAAAATCTGTCCTTAATTAAATAACCATTATTCAGGAACTTCAGCCTACagcttctaattaattaatactcgTTGTAGATAAGCGTGTTGAATAACAGTGGAAAGTGGAAGGTTTAATTATTGTGCTCTCCCAACtcgaaaaatatttaataaagcCCAAACAACGAAGAATGCACGTCCAATTAAATAAGATTGTTGATAGAGGAGTCGGCACTTCGCACCATCGGCATCCATCCTTTTCAATAGGGTGATAAGTACTCTCGGATCTAATTCGTGGTAGGGGAAATcatttgtgatatatatatatatatatatatataaagtagccATTCCTACCCTATGGTTtacaaatttttcttaaattgttgAAGATCTTCTCACATTCCTatcttcaattatttattttatttgagttttctTGATATGggatgagagttttttttttttcttctttttttggttaCATCATGAGCAATTTGGTATTCCTTCctaatttatttagttttctttcccctttttattttagtaaaaaaaaaaatcatcctcTATCCAAACCGGAAGGAATCTTAGGAGCTAGCCCACCTAGTCATATCCTTCACACCCCATCATCATCGTCAACATGCTATCTTTCTTTATTTGAATGGCATGATCTTACAAATCATTTGCTTGAGGGGTCGTCTTTTCCCCCAGCCCATCATTCCTCGGTCAACGTCGAAGCTGGTATCCATGGGCAGGCAGTCGACAAAATCATCCTAGCTTGCCTCCACTACTACTACGTACTCATGCTTTGTTGATTCTACTTCTGTCACCATCGAAAACCATGCTTTCCCATTCGGCGTCCCCCCTAGCTTATCTACTCGAAGTCACATACAAATGCAATGATCTCGtacttattttattgttataagtATTGTTTTGCGATTACATATTCATCATGTCCATTTTGTTGCTCTTCACCATTTAAATCTCCTAATTAAATGACTTTAGAAATGCTTTTTTTTGTGATCAAATACTCAAGGAAAAGGCTAATGGCCCTTGGTGAGCTTTAGGGATTATGGGTTCAACCCCACCAAATATTAAAGCAGCACTACtaatctcttaaaaaaatggcCTAGAAAACAAAATCTCTTTCtactcttcttttcctttcctttctttctttctttttctttttgttatgaacgataagagaaaaagaacaaaaatgcaATCAGAATACACAATTCACTTGTTCCTTACATATAATGCTAGTTGCATAAACCTCTGAAATATTCTCAAGTACTAGTGCTGTTAATTAGTGTGTACGTGTGTTTAGATCGATCTCTATGTATGAATCCTTATATATAGATTCTACATCATGTATTCTAAGGTTGAGTTGTGCAGTAACTTGCCCCTTTCTCTGGTAGATCATGCTGCATCACAGCTTCCCTAGAAAACTTTTGGTTTTGCGTGCGTGAGAGTACCACATGCAGATGGTCATGAACTTCTTGTACGTGGGATTGTAATGCTATATATTGACGACTAGACAAGCTTTTGCATGCAAAAGGATTTCGAGCGCTGCAGATGTGCACATACTAAGAGGATGCAATAACAGCCTGTTTGTGGATCGAGAGTCAAATCTTTTTGTTCAGCACTGTGATattcagtttataaatttcagCTTCTACTAATAAAGGATGAAGTAGCTTTCCATTTCCTGTCCCTGATTACTGCTCCTTTTTTGGGTAGTGATTCTCGTGATCAAACAAAACAGCATTACAATGAACCTTTAAGCAACTTCATTTCCTGATCTTCGAACGTACAATATATAAGGAGAAAAAACTCTAAGCAAAATAGCATGGTCGCCCtaacatatatagtactgtGCGTGGTATTAATGATGGGAGCATTGCGTTTTGATCTATATCATGTAAAGCTGTAGAATCTCATGATTCATGTATGGTGATTACTGAAATCTTAATTATATAGGAGACAAGAATATTTTCGCCTTCTCATCTTTTGAAGATATAGCTTTTTGTATCTGTGGGGTTTATTCCATGATAACAAACTGCTCTTTTCTAAACGACATTGACACTACTTCCATTGGTTACCAAAAGCTAGGCGTTTTTAACTTCTGAAATAGTTGTTCTCCAGTTTTAACGTAAGATACAGGAGAAATTCTGTTTGCTGTGCACGCGCACGCCTTATTTGATGAAACGAtgtgttttattaaataaaaaaatacattgtttTGGCAGACGTCCATCCCCTTCCCCCTtcccccttccccttcctcagTGCGAGATCCATCTGAGCCCTTCCTCAGCTCGAGACGGTCATGATCTCCTTCCTCAGCTTGAAGTCTCCGTCCCCTTCCTCAGCTCGACCTCGGCCCCTTCCCAGATCTCTCTCtatttgaaattgatttatcaGAGTTGCTcgtattttttctgttttttgaaaaaaataaaattatatgtaatacaaaaaattatataaaatgttgtaaaaaatataattatataaaatattataaaaaatataattgtatcaaatattgtgtataaataattttattttatatattattatttctgtatTCATTTTGACAGTACTATTAATGCTCAATAAATGTTATAAActaatttccttttgtttttgtttttgttttctctggTTGGCAACTTGGCCCGGGCAGATGGTCAGAGCGGTAAATATCATGAATGAAGTTTGCTGGCACTGGCAGTGAAAAAGGTGTGAGCAGAGGAGCTCTAGTTTCGATGCAGCTTGTCTTTTGGCATCGAAAAGAGACGTTAGAGATTCGTACACTGTTCCTTCACACGTTGAGGGCACCCTTTCGTTTACACGGAAGAAGATagcagtatttttaaaaaaagatatgtaGCAGAGAAGAGAAGCCTTTGATTATATAATTCTCAGCCAACCAATCAATACTCGTAACAGACTAAACACATACAGattatgaaagaaaacaaaaacacaagaaaaagaaagagagcaGAGATGCAAATGTAAAGTAAAAAGGCGCAGATGGAGAGAAATTATGAGTGCTAGCCCATCTGAAATTAGATGCAAAACGTtcatctctttcttccttttcttttcctttctctccttttaaaacaaaagaataaaatatttttcagagatAGAAACATCTTCTTCTAAAACACCCAACTTGCCCTTTAATTTGTTGCAGCAGTTACTTTTTCTGGGTGATAAATTTACATGCCAACCACGTATTAAAGAAGTTGAGTTGTAAAATTAATGAGAGAAAAGTGAGGCAACGGTAACCTTCAGGCTTCAGTTTGTAGGTTCCTTGAGGGGCTGGTTGGGAATTTGAATAGGTTAACGGAACTTTTTTAAGAGTGAAAAGCGAAGCAGGGGAGATAGAGATGTAactacagagagagagagagagagagagagagctaataGTTGGGCGGCAAGTGCAATGTTTTTGTCAGTGCGTTCTCTTTCTCAATCCATTTGCAGTCTATCTCCAACTGttaacttctctctttctctaaactttttcttcaatctcttgCTTTTGCTTCTATCGTCCattagttgttttttttctttctgctttCCACCGCgattgactctctctctctctccctctctctctctctcccccttcgCATTGATTTGTACGTCTTGGTTCCATTTCGGTAAGCAAAACACCCCGAgaggatctctctctctctctctccacccccCTCTCTCTATCCATTCGGATTTGGTGGCAAAATAAGAGTTGTGAAGTGGGCGTGAGCCATGGAAGCTCCAAAACAAGAAGAGATAAGCCATCATCCACCAATGGACCAACTTCAAGGCCTTGAGTACTGTATTGACTCGAACCCGTCATGGGGTATGGCCAGTTTTATTCCTTTTCCCAACCCCGTTTCTCCATTCATTGATTTCTCGTTTTCTGGCCCATTTTTTAATGTTCTCTGTTTGTTACCTTCTCATGTTTGCGTGTGAAAACAGGGGAGGCAATAGCTCTGGGTTTCCAGCATTACATTTTGGCCTTAGGAACTGCAGTTATGATCCCAACATTCCTTGTCCGTTTAATGGGCGGCACAGATGTGAGCCAATTCTCTGTGGTTTAGATTGTTTATCACAACTTTGTTCTGAGTTGGAAATCAGATAGTAAATTCCGTGATTTTGTGTTCAGTTTTTAAGAAAAGTGTGATTATTTTTCCTGCCCATCTACATGGGCTTGCATAGTTGATACGACTTTTTTTTGTGACTTTGATCCTCCAGAATGATAAAGTGAGGGTGGTACAGACTCTGCTTTTTGTTGAAGGAATTAATACATTACTACAAACATTATTTGGGACCCGGTTGCCAACAGTGATCGGAGGATCTTATGCATTCATGGTCCCCATTATATCCATAATTCATGATAAGTCCCTGATGAGCATCGAAGACCCTCATCTGGTTAGTCCAATGATTTCGATCATTTTTCATTGCTcacttctttattatttttcttaaaagttgAACCTTCAGTGGAAGGGACTTGTTCTTTCGGTGGATACTCGTGTGACCTACTCACTTACCCAGTTGTCTTTATCATATCAAACTTAATCTATTCAAATTTGTGTGAAGATCCAAGATAGATAAAGGTGTTCTAGTGTGGATGGGCGAGTTGGTGGGTCCAAGTGTGTTTTCGAACATAATCTTATCTTTGTAATATTAAATTCTCAATTCACAGTAACTCTTATCAGTTAAATGTAATGGCAAGctgcaatattttttatttcctttggCATTGAGTATTGATaacaaagtcccaactaatAATTTGGAGTTGCATACGATCTCGATAAAGAGTTTCTCGTAAGTTTACGTCGAATAATTTAAGGATGAATTCAAGGGCAAGCTGCCGTTGTATTTAGCTGCATTCATTTTTTaacatgttatatcataagtaCCTGATACCTCATATGCTGATTTTGGAGAATTTGAGTGCCTACTTGTTTTATAGAGCAAAACTAAAGGGCTTGCATTTATTTGTAGAGATTTCTTAACACCATGAGAGCAGTCCAAGGTGCTCTGATAGTAGCATCAAGCGTAcaaattattttgggatttagtCAAATGTGGGCCATCTGTTCCAGGTACGGATTTTTACAGTCTTAGTCAAAGTTACGAATCCGAGtatcagtttttctttttccatagATTACATGATTGCATTCTTTTCACCTTTTCAGGTTCTTCAGCCCTCTTGGAATGGCCCCAGTGATTGCGCTGGTGGGTTTTGGTCTGTTTGATAGAGGTTTCCCTGTGGTATAAGAATATTATTgccaattttcttttcaatcctcagtatttttccaaattgaACCTAAAGAAAAAGTATCACTTGTTATGTCCTTGATACTGTATTTTGATTTAGTGAATTTCTATCAGGTTGGACGGTGTGTGGAAATTGGTGTTCCCATGCTTATTCTGTTTATAGCCTTCTCCCAGGTACTACTGCTATGTCTCTTTTTAGCCAAGATTACATATAAATTTGTgctgataaaaatatataaaagcacGCTTAGGCATTGCTATTGTATATATCCTGTATACTTGGGTTTTTACCTATTCTTTACATCAATTAAATCTtgtttactgattaaaaaaaaaaacatcctgtagggaaaaaaagaaaaagagaggccACATTGAGTAGCATAAATACTTCCATGCTTAGGAGAaacttttacttaaaaaattaatttgttaggTTAATCATGGTTGTGaatatctattaattatatcataaatttttaaGCTTTGTCAAAGTAGGAATTTTTGGAAGTTAAAGCTCAAATGTAGTATTTAAGAGTCAACTCAGTCCGAATTTTAAGAGAAGTTCTCAggaaactcattttaattgtgCAGAAATTGAACAATAttacattttctaaaactaCTAGTGATTTATATGGATGATTTAAAAGGGTGATCGGGCAAATTGGGAAAAAATGTCCTTGGGATCTCTCTTTCACTGTTGCCAAATGTGCTATATTGTGCCAGGTCTGGTTTCTTCGTTGCATAAAACAGATATACTTGCCAGATATATGATAAGCATTCTAACCGTGgctgtttgtttttttgtatacAGTACCTAAAAAATTTTCAGGCAAGACAACTTCCAATACTAGAGAGGTTTGCTCTCTTGATATCAATCACTGTGATATGGGCATATGCGCACCTCTTGACAGCCAGTGGAGCATACAGACATCGACCAGATTTAACCCAACTTAACTGTCGAACTGACAGGGCCAATCTCATTTCTTCTGCTCCATGGTTGGTAGCTAAAGTAGCCCCTTGTCAAATAAATGTTATCAAATGTAAGAGGCTAAAGACTCTCACTGACAGATGATGATACACAATATCCAGGATTCATCCTGCTGAGGATCATAATGGTTTCTGAATGTCACATCACCTTTGGGGGGTGGGGGAGGAGGTGGTTAATCTCCCCCcccaaaaacaaatttaaaaaaaaaaaaagtaaatgaggATCAAAGCTTCactctaattaaattttgtttactgGAAATTTCTGGAGAAGAAAATGGGCTTGTGATATGCAATTGAAAATCATAAAGAGGAAGCGGCAAATAGAAAGATTGATTGCCTCCATCTCACACATTGCACTAGAACATGATGTGATACAATGATTGAAAGAATATTCATAAATTCTTCTCCCAAACTTGGTAGAAAGATTGTGAAACATTGGACGAAACTTTTATCAACTGCCTGTTTGACCTTGAAATTGATTTGTTGTCAGGATAAAGATCCCATACCCTCTTCAATGGGGTGCTCCAACCTTTGACGCTGGTCATGCTTTTGGAATGATGGCTGCCGCTCTAGTTTCATTGATTGAGGTATTACTGTGTAAACTATGGGATCCATCAAAGATGTAGTAGTTTTGATAGgagagtaatgttattttttgcttttgtaGTCAACTGGTGCTTACAAGGCTGCATCACGTCTAGCAAGCGCTACACCACCTCCAGCTTATGTTCTTAGCCGTGGTATTGGCTGGCAAGGAATTGGGATCCTGCTGAGTGGACTCTTTGGAACATTGACTGGCTCAACAGTCTCCGTGTATGCATGATTCCTTCTTGCCTTTTTAACATTCTCACTTATATGCTGTGGCTCATAATTTATGTTAAACAACAGAGAAAATGTAGGGCTTCTGGGAAGCACTCGTGTTGGAAGCCGCAGGGTTATCCAAATCTCTGCTGGTTTTATGATATTCTTCTCTATGCTAGGTGAGGGACAGAATATATTATTCAATGTACTTGCCTGTATAATCACGATTCTTGTTCTTGAGACTAATGTTTTCGCTTTTAACTTAACTCTGATTTCTTGATTGGTGCAGGAAAATTTGGAGCTTTGTTTGCATCAATACCCTTCACTATATTTGCTGCTGtgtattgtgttttgtttggtcTTGTTGGTGGGTGTTATGCTCATAgcttctcttctcctcttctCTGCACAAGTGTTGACATAATTTTGTTTTCAGCTTCGGTGGGGCTGTCATTTCTGCAATTCACGAACATGAACTCGATGAGGAACCTCTTTATCACAGGTGTAGCCTTCTTCCTAGGTTTGTCTGTTCCTGAGTATTTTAGGGAATACACTGCCAAAGCTCTTCATGGTCCTGCACATACCAGTGCTGGATGGGTGAGTTTGTCTCGTTATCTGTACTCAAGTTTGCAATTTGAAACTGTATACAACCGCCACGAGAAATTACAATCTATAAAAAAGAGTAGCATTTAAAGGATCGCACTTTTAATATATCTTCTCATCCATGCTTTTGTACTGATTTAGAGTAATAACTTGTGCATATCACCACTAGCATCACTATTTACATTACCTTAACTCTTTGAAATTTGATCTGACCATCATCCCCATCAACTTGTGTTTCTTTGATGTGCAGTTCAACGATTTCCTTAATACAATCTTCTTTTCATCCCCGACTGTTGCAATGATTGTTGCAATTTTCTTGGACAACACACTCGACTACAAGGATAGTGCCAGAGACAGGGGAATGCCATGGTGGGTTAAATTTCGGACATTTAAGGGAGACAGCCGTAATGAGGAGTTCTACACCCTCCCTTTTAATCTCAACCGTTTCTTCCCTCCTTCCTGAACGAGTGTTGGTGCCCATTAAGAAGAAAGATGTCAGAGGAAAAGCTTCATTTCCTGATGAGGAATTACATGATGATCACAATTTCCGTGAAAGAAGAGTGCAACAAAGATCCATATGTTCTCTGAATGGCAAAGGAATGCCACCTTTGCTTGCTCTTCCTCTTTCATtgctttataatatatttgactCGGATTATTTGGGGTATAATGCACTAATTTGTACGTCCCGTTCGGCATTAGCAATCAGTTTGGTTCGAGAGGGACAAGTGGCATCAGCTATTAGAGAGAcccaatgaaaattaaataggGTTCTGAACACACTCATTGATATTCAAGAGATGGTAGTACCAAAATCTAGAGACGAATACATATGCAAAAATGTGTTGGGCTTCATCTATACCCATTTATATTGCTATCAAAAGATGAACTACAATTGTCAGAGATTTTGAATCATACtcatcgaaaaaaaaaagataagggaaaaaaaattacactgtAAGCTT
This genomic interval from Juglans regia cultivar Chandler chromosome 3, Walnut 2.0, whole genome shotgun sequence contains the following:
- the LOC109011277 gene encoding nucleobase-ascorbate transporter 2 isoform X1, with protein sequence MEAPKQEEISHHPPMDQLQGLEYCIDSNPSWGEAIALGFQHYILALGTAVMIPTFLVRLMGGTDNDKVRVVQTLLFVEGINTLLQTLFGTRLPTVIGGSYAFMVPIISIIHDKSLMSIEDPHLRFLNTMRAVQGALIVASSVQIILGFSQMWAICSRFFSPLGMAPVIALVGFGLFDRGFPVVGRCVEIGVPMLILFIAFSQYLKNFQARQLPILERFALLISITVIWAYAHLLTASGAYRHRPDLTQLNCRTDRANLISSAPWIKIPYPLQWGAPTFDAGHAFGMMAAALVSLIESTGAYKAASRLASATPPPAYVLSRGIGWQGIGILLSGLFGTLTGSTVSVENVGLLGSTRVGSRRVIQISAGFMIFFSMLGKFGALFASIPFTIFAAVYCVLFGLVASVGLSFLQFTNMNSMRNLFITGVAFFLGLSVPEYFREYTAKALHGPAHTSAGWFNDFLNTIFFSSPTVAMIVAIFLDNTLDYKDSARDRGMPWWVKFRTFKGDSRNEEFYTLPFNLNRFFPPS
- the LOC109011280 gene encoding uncharacterized protein LOC109011280 isoform X1; this encodes MASKKKQFEGIAMLSMYNDEEEEEEEEEEEEGMEDVVEQEEQRPEDEKAERQESVREQQDDDYRDSIMTEQEDLMAIDERIIGGDSANDDTPPIDNESTMPRLPVSVVSPQQEAALSGSSRMSRKGQLTIVDYGHDEVAMSPEPEDGEIGGSGRVMFGEELQIANGNFHEKMPTGSIQALTPSNQVTSSSDPSHNDAMNDAVHESDGAHNEEAVMEHEKEVDPMDKFLPPPPKAKCSEELQRKINKFLDYKKAGKSFNAEVRNRKDYRNPDFLLHAVRYQDIDQIGSCFRKDVFDPHGYDKSDYFDEIEADMRRAEQEKKKSQKVDFVSGGTQAVTIAPTSRINIPIPGVSTAAATGLPSAPPVADTATRDVRQNKKSKWDKVDGDRRNSLPSGGQDSISSAGAHAVLLSAANAGAGAGYMAFAKDGARRKKKDLVKERWRGDREPFIVLVTTIQQHF
- the LOC109011280 gene encoding uncharacterized protein LOC109011280 isoform X2 produces the protein MASKKKQFEGIAMLSMYNDEEEEEEEEEEEEGMEDVVEQEEQRPEDEKAERQESVREQQDDDYRDSIMTEQEDLMAIDERIIGGDSANDDTPPIDNESTMPRLPVSVVSPQQEAALSGSSRMSRKGQLTIVDYGHDEVAMSPEPEDGEIGGSGRVMFGEELQIANGNFHEKMPTGSIQALTPSNQVTSSSDPSHNDAMNDAVHESDGAHNEEAVMEHEKEVDPMDKFLPPPPKAKCSEELQRKINKFLDYKKAGKSFNAEVRNRKDYRNPDFLLHAVRYQDIDQIGSCFRKDVFDPHGYDKSDYFDEIEADMRRAEQEKKKSQKVDFVSGGTQAVTIAPTSRINIPIPGVSTAAATGLPSAPPVADTATRDVRQNKKSKWDKVDGDRRNSLPSGGQDSISSAGAHAVLLSAANAGAGAGYMAFAQQRRREAEEKRSSERKVERRS
- the LOC109011277 gene encoding nucleobase-ascorbate transporter 2 isoform X2, which codes for MEAPKQEEISHHPPMDQLQGLEYCIDSNPSWGEAIALGFQHYILALGTAVMIPTFLVRLMGGTDNDKVRVVQTLLFVEGINTLLQTLFGTRLPTVIGGSYAFMVPIISIIHDKSLMSIEDPHLRFLNTMRAVQGALIVASSVQIILGFSQMWAICSRFFSPLGMAPVIALVGRCVEIGVPMLILFIAFSQYLKNFQARQLPILERFALLISITVIWAYAHLLTASGAYRHRPDLTQLNCRTDRANLISSAPWIKIPYPLQWGAPTFDAGHAFGMMAAALVSLIESTGAYKAASRLASATPPPAYVLSRGIGWQGIGILLSGLFGTLTGSTVSVENVGLLGSTRVGSRRVIQISAGFMIFFSMLGKFGALFASIPFTIFAAVYCVLFGLVASVGLSFLQFTNMNSMRNLFITGVAFFLGLSVPEYFREYTAKALHGPAHTSAGWFNDFLNTIFFSSPTVAMIVAIFLDNTLDYKDSARDRGMPWWVKFRTFKGDSRNEEFYTLPFNLNRFFPPS